Genomic DNA from Stigmatella erecta:
GCCGAGCGCGGCGCGCAGGGCCTGCCCCGTCTTGTGGCCCGCCTTGTAGACGTTGCGCAGCCGGTGCGCCTCGTCGATGACGACCACGTCCCAGGGAATCTCCGCCACCAGGGCGGCCCGGTTGGCGGCGAACGGGTGCGAGCAGATGACGGGGAAGGGCTGATCAAAGCAGTTGCCGGTGGCGCGCACGGTGCGGCCGTCCACCATCACCGAGTCCAGGTCGAACTTCTCCCGCAGCTCGCTGTTCCACTGCGCGCGCAGCGTGGCCGGCGCGAGGATGAGGATGCGCGTCTTGCCCTCGGCCATGAGCTGGCCGATGACGAGCCCCGCCTCGATGGTCTTCCCCAGGCCCACCTCGTCGGCGAGCATGCAGCCGCCGCGCGACAGCGAGTCGAGGGCGAACATGGCCGCCTCGACCTGATGTGGATTGAGGTCCACCTTGGCCTCGGAGAGCGCACCGGCCAGCCGCTGGTGCGAGTCCCCGCTGCGCGCGGTGAGTTCCTCCGCGAGCAGCTGCTCGTGGAAGGGGGTGAGGGGCCGTTCGGGCTCCACCGCTCCTTGCACCACCGCCGCCGCCGAGACCTCGACTTCGACCTTCAAACCCCGTGCAACCTCCGCACCCAAGATGCGATCTCCATCCGTTCGCGGACGCACCGCCTCCAGTGGCGGGCGTTTGAAGCGGCGCACATTCTATGGACGCCGATCGTGTGTAAAGGGGGTCTTCTCCGAGGCCGGAAAATCGGCTCCGGAGCGATTGGCACGTTTCTTCACCGGAAACGCGGCCGGAACATCTTTTCAGCGCCGTCCGCACAACGGACTTGACGGGAAGATTCGGCTGTCTCGCGGCGCTTCACGCGCCAGGACGGACAACGGAATCCGGGAGAACTTCTGCTTCGAAAGGCAATGGCGATCAGAGCAGCCCGCGCGCCTTGACGTGCAGGTAGGTGTTGATGGCCGCGGCGCCGAAGCCCTGGGCGGGCGCCCGCACCACGAGCACGCCTGCGTCCCGCAGTGTGAGCGTGGTGCGCCGGGAGTCTTCCTCCAGGCGCGCGGCGGCTTGCCGGGTGTAGGCCTCCTGGGGAGAGCGGGGCACCTGGGTGGCGGCGGCCCGCAGGTCCTCGTCCCGCAGCGAGGCCACCACGGGCAGGTGGTGCGGGCGCAGCATGAGGGTGCGGGTCACCAGCGGGCCCGAGGCGCTGGGGTCCAACAGGTCCGTGAAGAGCACCACCAGGGTGCGGCGCGAGGTGCGCGCGAAGGCGAAGTCATAGGCCCGGCCGTAGTCGCTCTCCTCGAAGGAGGCCTCGGCGCGGTAGAGCGCCTCGGTGAGCAGGCGCAGGTGTTCGTGGCCCTTGCGCGGGGGCAGGTAGGTGCGCACCTCGCTGGCGAAGGCCAGCACGCCCACCAGGTCGCCCGCGTCCAGCCCCACCTTGGCCACGCGCAGCGCCGCGTCCACCGCGTGGTCCAGCTTGCGGCGGCCGTCCACCTGGCCCGCCATGTGTCGCCCGCAGTCGAGCAGCAGCAGCACGGGCTGGTTCCGCTCGGGCTGGTACACGCGCACCATGGTGCGGGAGCGCCGCGCGGAGGCCTTCCAGTCGATGGTGCGGTAGTCGTCTCCCAGGTGGTACTCGCGCAGGCTCTCGAACTCGCGGCCCTCGCCGGGCCGGCGCTGGGAGCGCTCGGAGGAGGCCTCCGAGGCGAGCGCCAGCGCCAGCGCCTCCTGGGTGAGCGCGGTGAGGTCCGGGTACACCTTCACCGTCTGGGCCGCGGGCACGCGCACCTGGCGGGCGCACAGCCCCAGGGGTCCGGTGAGCCGCAGGTGCAGGTCTCCGAAGCGGAGGTCCCCCCGGGTGAGCGGGTGCACGGCATAGGTGAGCCGCAGGGCGCCCGCCTCCGGGGAGAGGGCGAAGGGGAGCCGGTGTCCCCGCACCTCCACGTCCGCCGGAGCCTCGTCCCGCACCTCGCCCTGGAGGGGGCCCGCGCGGTGGCCCGTGAGCTCCAGGTGGACGGGGTTGTCCACGCCCGAGCGGAGGATGGGCTCCAGCACGCGCCGGGCGTCCACCTCGGAGGCCCGGGGGGCGAGGAAGAAGTCCACCGCGCACAGCGCCAGGACCGCCACATCGAGCGCGAGCGCCAGCCAGGCGAACACGGGGCTGGCGACCGCCAAGGCCGCGGGCACGAGGGCCACGGCCAGCAGCGCCACGGCCAGCCCGGTGGGAACGGGGCGGCCGGGGCTCACCGGGGGACCTGGACCTGCTCCAGCGTCTGCTTCAGCACCTCGTCCGCGGTGACGCCCTCGACTTCGGCCTCGGCCTTGAGCAGGAGGCGGTGGTTGAGGACGCTGGGCACCACGTCCTTCACGTCATCCGGGGTGACGAAGTCCGTGCCCCTCAAGGCCGCGCGGGCCTTGGCCGCCGCCAGCACCGCCTGCGCCGAGCGGGGCGAGGCCCCCAGGCGGATGCGGGGGTGGGCGCGCGTCTGGCGGATGAGCGTCACCACATAGGAGAGGATGGACTCGTCGCAGGTGACGCGGGCGGCCCGGAGCTGCAGCTCCGCGAGGGTGGGGGCCTCCAGCACGCGGTCCACCGTGGCGGGCTTTCCCTCGCGCTGGTGAAAGCCCCGCAGCATGGCCATCTCGGAGGCCGCCTCCGGGTAGCCCACGCGCACGCGCATGAGGAACCGGTCGAGCTGTGCCTCCGGCAGCGGGTAGGTGCCCTCCAGCTCCAGCGGGTTCTGGGTGGCCACCACGAAGAAGGGCGGCGGCAGGGGGTGGGTGACGCCGTCGATGGTGACCTGGCGCTCCTCCATGGCCTCCAGGAGCGCGGCCTGGGTCTTCGGCGGGGTGCGGTTGATTTCATCCGCGACCAGCACCTCGGTGAAGACGGGCCCGCGCATCAGCCGGAAGGCGTTGTCGGCGGGGTGGAAGACGTTCGTGCCGAGGATGTCGCTCGGCATCAGGTCCGGGGTGAACTGGACGCGGGTGAAGGCCAGGCCCAGCGCGGAGGCCATGCTGCGCGCGGTGAGCGTCTTGGCCACGCCGGGCACGCCCTCCAGCAGCACGTGGCCCCGCGCGAGGAAGGCGGTCACCAGGTCCGCGATGACGTGGGGCTGGCCGAGCACCGTGGCTTCGAGCGCCGCGGTGAGGCGGGACAGGGGCGTGTTGCTGGACATCTTACGAGCGCTCCTTCAGCCCCATCAGCGAGCCCGTCAGCGCCCCGATGGCGCCCAGCAGGGCCAGGAACACGCCGAAGCTGGCCGAGGAGTTCTCCACCATCTGGTTGCCGATGGGGGAGGCCACCACGGTGGAGTCGCTGGCGAGCCGGATGGCGATGAGGGTGAAGAAGATGCAGAAGA
This window encodes:
- a CDS encoding AAA family ATPase, with the translated sequence MSSNTPLSRLTAALEATVLGQPHVIADLVTAFLARGHVLLEGVPGVAKTLTARSMASALGLAFTRVQFTPDLMPSDILGTNVFHPADNAFRLMRGPVFTEVLVADEINRTPPKTQAALLEAMEERQVTIDGVTHPLPPPFFVVATQNPLELEGTYPLPEAQLDRFLMRVRVGYPEAASEMAMLRGFHQREGKPATVDRVLEAPTLAELQLRAARVTCDESILSYVVTLIRQTRAHPRIRLGASPRSAQAVLAAAKARAALRGTDFVTPDDVKDVVPSVLNHRLLLKAEAEVEGVTADEVLKQTLEQVQVPR
- a CDS encoding DUF58 domain-containing protein, translated to MSPGRPVPTGLAVALLAVALVPAALAVASPVFAWLALALDVAVLALCAVDFFLAPRASEVDARRVLEPILRSGVDNPVHLELTGHRAGPLQGEVRDEAPADVEVRGHRLPFALSPEAGALRLTYAVHPLTRGDLRFGDLHLRLTGPLGLCARQVRVPAAQTVKVYPDLTALTQEALALALASEASSERSQRRPGEGREFESLREYHLGDDYRTIDWKASARRSRTMVRVYQPERNQPVLLLLDCGRHMAGQVDGRRKLDHAVDAALRVAKVGLDAGDLVGVLAFASEVRTYLPPRKGHEHLRLLTEALYRAEASFEESDYGRAYDFAFARTSRRTLVVLFTDLLDPSASGPLVTRTLMLRPHHLPVVASLRDEDLRAAATQVPRSPQEAYTRQAAARLEEDSRRTTLTLRDAGVLVVRAPAQGFGAAAINTYLHVKARGLL